The following are from one region of the Phormidium sp. PBR-2020 genome:
- a CDS encoding DUF2996 domain-containing protein — protein sequence MAEDDKKAKTTTAADKGGKKKEKPPAVEDKPFADFMHQDYLPALKQELENQGIEDLDLKFEKRRVPPLDTKGDCWQVIGTWQGGNRRFVVYFPKADIKGPRAFSCSADGTQPSTIEPFLMDERKINLSLLVFGVVQRLNAQKWLARN from the coding sequence ATGGCAGAAGACGATAAAAAAGCGAAAACCACCACCGCCGCTGACAAAGGTGGCAAAAAGAAGGAAAAGCCCCCCGCCGTCGAGGATAAGCCCTTCGCCGATTTCATGCACCAGGACTATCTCCCGGCCCTGAAACAGGAACTGGAAAACCAGGGAATTGAGGATTTAGATCTCAAATTCGAGAAACGCCGGGTTCCGCCTCTGGATACGAAAGGGGACTGTTGGCAGGTGATTGGCACCTGGCAGGGGGGAAACCGCCGCTTTGTGGTTTATTTCCCCAAAGCCGACATCAAGGGACCTCGGGCCTTCTCCTGTTCCGCTGACGGCACTCAACCGAGTACCATCGAACCCTTCTTGATGGATGAGCGCAAGATTAACTTATCTCTGTTGGTCTTTGGCGTAGTCCAGCGACTCAACGCCCAGAAGTGGTTGGCCCGGAACTAA
- the purL gene encoding phosphoribosylformylglycinamidine synthase subunit PurL, with the protein MVALSESPFSPEQIASEGLKPGEYDEIVQRLGRHPNRAELGMFGVMWSEHCCYKNSRPLLKHFPTTGDRILVGPGENAGVVDFGEGLAIAFKIESHNHPSAVEPFQGAATGVGGILRDIFTMGARPIAALNALRFGTLDNPRTRRIFSGVVEGISHYGNCFGVPTVGGEVYFDAAYSGNPLVNAMAIGIMETDTIVKSGASGIGNPVLYVGSTTGRDGMGGASFASAELSDESSVDDRPAVQVGDPFLEKSLVEACLEAFKTGAVVAAQDMGAAGITCSTSEMAANGGVGIDFDLDKVPVRESGMVPYEYLLSESQERMLFVAEKGREQELIDVFHKWGLHAVVAGEVIEEPVVRIRFQGEIAAEIPASALADNTPLYPREKPPQPPEYAQIAWAWTPESLPPCTAAGIEVNGAFKSWNQVLLDLLDNPSIASKEWVYRQYDHQVQNNTVIVPGGADAAVVRLRPQESQDPGRDWRRGIAATVDCNARYVYLDPYEGAKAVVAEAARNLSCVGADPVAVTDNLNFGSPEKAIGYWQLACACEGLAQGCEDFGTPVTGGNVSLYNETLDAEGKPTPIYPTPVVGMVGLIENLEQICGQGWQQEGDVVYLLGVPTGAQQGLALPTLGASEYLATLHQTVAGKPPRVDVALEKAVQGVCRQGIRQGWVNSAHDVSEGGLAVTLAESSLSGDLGVTVDLPNGGRWDTLLFGEGGARIVVSVSPQAVAAWEAYLQDQLSGSWQRLGTVSGASLQVSSEGEGLLSLSLSEMRQMYEGAIRRRLG; encoded by the coding sequence ATGGTAGCGCTTTCCGAATCTCCCTTTTCCCCTGAACAAATCGCCTCAGAAGGACTCAAACCCGGCGAATATGATGAAATCGTCCAACGCCTTGGGCGACATCCCAATCGCGCCGAATTGGGGATGTTTGGGGTGATGTGGTCGGAACATTGCTGCTATAAGAACTCCCGGCCGCTGCTGAAGCACTTTCCCACGACGGGCGATCGCATCCTCGTGGGCCCCGGTGAAAATGCCGGGGTAGTCGATTTTGGCGAGGGGTTGGCGATCGCCTTCAAAATCGAATCCCACAACCACCCCTCCGCCGTGGAACCCTTCCAAGGGGCAGCCACTGGGGTCGGGGGGATTCTACGAGATATCTTTACGATGGGGGCCCGTCCCATCGCCGCCCTCAATGCCCTGCGCTTCGGAACCCTCGACAATCCCCGCACTCGCCGCATCTTTAGCGGGGTGGTTGAGGGTATCTCTCACTATGGCAACTGCTTCGGTGTGCCAACCGTCGGCGGTGAGGTCTATTTTGATGCCGCCTATAGTGGCAATCCTCTCGTCAACGCTATGGCGATCGGGATTATGGAAACCGATACCATCGTCAAATCTGGGGCTTCAGGCATCGGCAACCCCGTTCTCTACGTGGGGTCCACCACCGGCCGCGATGGTATGGGAGGGGCAAGTTTCGCCAGTGCCGAACTCAGCGATGAGTCCTCCGTTGATGACCGTCCCGCTGTGCAAGTGGGAGACCCCTTCCTAGAAAAATCCCTCGTGGAAGCCTGTCTGGAAGCCTTTAAAACAGGGGCTGTAGTGGCGGCCCAAGATATGGGGGCAGCGGGCATCACCTGTTCCACCTCGGAGATGGCCGCCAATGGTGGAGTGGGCATTGACTTTGACCTCGATAAAGTCCCCGTGCGCGAGTCGGGGATGGTTCCGTATGAATATCTCCTCTCGGAATCCCAAGAACGGATGTTGTTTGTGGCCGAGAAGGGCCGGGAACAGGAGTTAATTGACGTCTTCCACAAATGGGGACTGCACGCGGTGGTGGCTGGAGAAGTCATCGAGGAACCGGTGGTACGGATTCGCTTCCAGGGAGAGATTGCCGCCGAGATTCCCGCCTCGGCCCTAGCGGACAACACCCCCCTCTACCCCCGCGAGAAACCCCCTCAGCCCCCGGAATATGCCCAAATCGCCTGGGCTTGGACTCCTGAATCTCTCCCCCCCTGTACGGCTGCGGGAATCGAGGTGAATGGGGCGTTTAAGAGCTGGAATCAGGTGCTATTGGACCTGTTAGATAATCCCAGTATTGCCTCGAAGGAATGGGTCTATCGTCAATATGACCATCAGGTGCAAAACAACACCGTGATTGTGCCCGGTGGTGCCGATGCGGCGGTGGTGCGCTTGCGTCCCCAGGAGAGCCAAGACCCTGGCCGAGACTGGCGGCGAGGGATTGCGGCTACCGTTGATTGCAATGCTCGTTATGTCTATCTCGATCCCTATGAGGGGGCGAAAGCGGTGGTGGCGGAAGCGGCCCGCAATCTCAGTTGTGTGGGGGCGGACCCCGTGGCGGTCACGGATAACCTCAATTTTGGCAGTCCGGAGAAGGCGATCGGCTATTGGCAGTTAGCCTGTGCCTGTGAGGGCTTAGCACAGGGCTGTGAGGACTTTGGAACCCCAGTGACGGGGGGGAATGTCTCTCTGTATAACGAAACTCTCGATGCTGAGGGCAAGCCAACCCCGATTTATCCAACTCCGGTTGTGGGGATGGTGGGGTTAATTGAGAATCTTGAGCAGATTTGTGGCCAGGGTTGGCAGCAAGAGGGGGATGTGGTGTATCTCTTGGGGGTTCCCACAGGGGCGCAGCAGGGGTTAGCTTTGCCGACGTTAGGGGCTTCGGAGTATTTGGCGACGCTGCATCAGACGGTGGCGGGGAAACCGCCTCGGGTGGATGTGGCGTTGGAGAAAGCGGTGCAAGGAGTCTGTCGTCAGGGGATTCGCCAGGGTTGGGTGAACTCGGCCCATGATGTCTCGGAAGGGGGGTTAGCGGTGACGTTGGCGGAATCTTCGTTGTCGGGCGATTTAGGGGTGACGGTGGATCTGCCGAATGGGGGCCGTTGGGATACGCTGCTATTTGGGGAAGGAGGCGCGCGGATT
- a CDS encoding SulP family inorganic anion transporter: MNITNYIHTRNLRGDLFGGVTAAIVGLPMALAFGVASGAGAIAGIYSAVLLGFFAALFGGTPTLISNPTGPMTVVFTAVIASFTLKYPGPQGWAIAFTIVMMAGVFQILFGVLRLGKYVTLMPYTVISGFMSGIGVIMVILQLPPLLGQEGVGGVLNTVMALPELAGNLSLPELGLGGLTLAILFLTPARISRVCPPQLLALLLGTGISATLLSNQLRIVGEIPTGLPELYLPTISLPDLQLMMIDAVMLGMLGCIDSLLTSVISDSITQYEHNSDKELIGQGVGNILSGLCGGLPGAGATMGTVVNIQAGGRTALSGMIHALTLLMFVFVAAGFTEIVPLSVLAAIALKVGLDIVDWSFLKRAHRLSLKAAAIMYGVLLLTVFVDLIVAVGVGVFVANVLTIQRLSDIQAQNIKAITDPEAAELLEHEEQLLLDQVKGQVLLLHLGTSLSFGAAKAISQRHSLIGQYRVLILDFRDVPMLGVTASLAMEKMVKDALKRGLEVYVVGSSGKVERRLEKFEILSQVPSNHQTATLRDALEQVVEHLGEPQLMSVA; the protein is encoded by the coding sequence ATGAACATTACCAACTACATCCATACTCGGAACCTGCGGGGTGATCTCTTCGGAGGGGTCACCGCCGCCATTGTCGGACTGCCCATGGCCCTCGCCTTCGGGGTGGCCTCCGGGGCCGGGGCGATCGCCGGTATTTATAGTGCCGTCCTGCTGGGCTTTTTCGCCGCCCTATTTGGGGGAACTCCCACCCTCATCTCCAATCCCACCGGTCCGATGACCGTGGTTTTTACCGCCGTCATTGCCAGCTTCACCCTCAAATATCCGGGTCCCCAAGGTTGGGCGATCGCCTTCACCATCGTCATGATGGCGGGGGTGTTCCAAATCCTCTTTGGAGTCCTACGTCTGGGGAAATACGTCACCCTGATGCCCTACACCGTCATTTCCGGCTTCATGTCCGGCATTGGCGTGATTATGGTCATCTTGCAATTGCCCCCCTTACTGGGACAAGAAGGCGTCGGTGGCGTCTTGAACACGGTCATGGCCCTGCCGGAACTGGCCGGGAACCTCAGTCTCCCGGAATTGGGGCTAGGGGGTCTCACCCTGGCCATTCTCTTTCTAACTCCTGCCAGAATTAGCCGAGTTTGTCCTCCGCAACTGCTGGCCCTACTCCTAGGAACCGGCATTTCGGCGACTCTGTTATCCAATCAATTGCGAATTGTTGGTGAGATTCCCACCGGACTCCCCGAACTTTATCTGCCCACCATTTCCCTGCCCGACTTGCAACTGATGATGATTGATGCGGTGATGCTGGGGATGCTGGGCTGTATCGACTCCCTGCTGACCTCGGTCATTTCCGATAGCATCACCCAGTATGAACATAACTCCGACAAAGAACTCATCGGTCAAGGGGTGGGCAACATCCTCTCAGGACTTTGTGGCGGACTCCCAGGGGCCGGGGCCACTATGGGAACTGTGGTCAATATCCAAGCCGGGGGACGAACCGCCCTCTCGGGGATGATTCACGCCCTAACCCTGTTGATGTTTGTCTTTGTCGCGGCCGGATTTACGGAAATTGTTCCCTTAAGCGTTCTGGCGGCGATCGCCCTCAAAGTGGGTTTAGATATCGTCGATTGGAGTTTCCTCAAACGGGCCCATCGCCTCTCCCTCAAAGCCGCCGCCATTATGTATGGGGTGCTGCTGTTAACGGTCTTTGTGGACTTAATTGTGGCCGTTGGCGTGGGCGTATTTGTGGCCAATGTCTTGACAATTCAGCGTTTATCTGATATACAGGCTCAAAATATTAAAGCCATCACCGATCCCGAGGCCGCCGAACTTCTCGAACATGAAGAACAACTGCTGTTAGATCAGGTTAAAGGACAGGTGTTACTCCTGCATCTGGGAACATCTCTGAGTTTTGGGGCTGCCAAAGCCATTTCCCAACGCCATTCTCTGATTGGACAGTATCGGGTTCTCATCTTAGACTTTCGCGATGTCCCCATGTTAGGGGTGACCGCCTCCCTGGCGATGGAGAAAATGGTCAAAGATGCCCTAAAACGGGGCTTAGAGGTCTATGTCGTGGGGAG
- a CDS encoding LysR family transcriptional regulator gives MIQATFHQLRVFETVARHGSFTRAAEELSITQPTVSSQIKHLTQVIGMPLFEQIGRQLYLTEVGEELLNTCQTIFERLDNFEMMVADLQGTKRGKLRLGVVTTAKYFVPRLLGSFCQQHPDVDIALHVSNHQKLVQRMLNNQDDFYILSHPPEDIDLVVTPFLDNPLVVVASHEHPLAREESIPIKKLRGEAFIMREPGSGTRRAVQQVFDRHKVTVNVRMELGSNEAIKQSVIGGLGISVLSLHCLRPDYQQGELVILKVKEFPIPCRWYMVHRSGKQLSVLTEAFLEHLLAESQSLAVETGC, from the coding sequence ATGATCCAAGCGACGTTCCACCAATTACGTGTCTTTGAAACCGTGGCACGTCACGGGAGTTTTACCCGGGCGGCGGAAGAACTCTCAATCACTCAACCGACGGTATCGAGTCAGATTAAGCATTTAACCCAAGTGATTGGGATGCCGCTGTTTGAGCAAATCGGCCGACAACTCTACTTAACGGAGGTGGGGGAAGAACTCCTCAACACCTGTCAGACAATTTTTGAACGCTTGGACAACTTCGAGATGATGGTGGCGGATCTCCAGGGAACGAAGCGGGGAAAACTGCGCCTGGGGGTGGTGACGACGGCGAAATACTTTGTCCCGCGTCTGTTGGGGTCTTTCTGTCAGCAGCATCCTGATGTGGATATTGCCTTACACGTGAGCAATCACCAAAAGTTGGTGCAACGGATGCTCAATAATCAGGATGATTTCTATATTCTGAGTCATCCCCCAGAGGACATTGACTTAGTAGTCACGCCATTTTTAGACAATCCTCTGGTGGTGGTAGCCTCCCATGAGCATCCCCTGGCTCGGGAGGAGAGTATACCCATTAAAAAACTGCGGGGAGAGGCGTTTATCATGCGAGAACCGGGTTCGGGGACGCGGCGAGCGGTGCAACAGGTGTTTGACCGCCATAAGGTGACGGTCAACGTGCGGATGGAGTTGGGGAGTAATGAGGCGATTAAACAGTCGGTGATTGGCGGGTTGGGGATTTCGGTGTTATCCCTGCACTGTTTACGGCCGGATTATCAACAGGGGGAGTTGGTAATTTTGAAGGTGAAAGAGTTTCCGATTCCCTGTCGTTGGTATATGGTGCATCGCTCGGGGAAACAGCTTTCGGTGCTGACGGAGGCGTTTCTGGAGCATCTATTGGCGGAAAGTCAATCCCTCGCCGTGGAGACCGGGTGCTAA